The Sebastes fasciatus isolate fSebFas1 chromosome 4, fSebFas1.pri, whole genome shotgun sequence genome window below encodes:
- the LOC141767098 gene encoding uncharacterized protein LOC141767098 produces MEYVGKILTLSKSIIWMVAEAKANKKRCRRLAERVKAMEELVESIKRRGSGQISTTTNRALWQLYMTLTTAEELVRKSTKTKFLNQLKCKSEFNSVNESLNDIFQVLSGALQVEQGSVMLRMFQDYTVEEEKDDWDDGFGLFRARAPMSYSGAMAPVSYSDARAPVSYSDARAPVSYSGARDPVCYPAAATPTPYSAAPPVYTSVMKVEDATMFFTEGFFLA; encoded by the coding sequence ATGGAGTATGTAGGAAAAATCTTGACCTTATCTAAAAGCATCATCTGGATGGTTGCTGAGGCGAAGGCCAATAAAAAGCGCTGTCGCCGTCTCGCCGAAAGAGTCAAAGCCATGGAGGAGCTGGTAGAGTCCATCAAACGAAGAGGGTCAGGCCAGATCTCCACAACCACCAACAGAGCTCTCTGGCAACTCTACATGACTCTGACCACGGCCGAGGAACTGGTCAGGAAAAGCACCAAGACCAAATTCCTGAACCAGTTGAAGTGCAAAAGCGAGTTCAACAGTGTGAACGAAAGTCTCAACGACATCTTCCAGGTCCTCTCCGGAGCTTTGCAGGTTGAGCAGGGGAGCGTGATGCTCAGGATGTTTCAGGATTACactgtggaggaggagaaggatgaCTGGGATGATGGATTCGGGCTCTTTCGTGCCAGGGCCCCCATGTCCTACTCTGGTGCTATGGCCCCCGTGTCCTACTCCGATGCCAGGGCCCCCGTGTCCTACTCCGATGCCAGGGCCCCCGTGTCCTACTCTGGTGCCAGGGACCCAGTCTGTTATCCTGCTGCAGCGACACCTACGCCTTATTCCGCTGCCCCCCCTGTGTATACATCCGTTATGAAGGTGGAAGATGCTACCATGTTTTTCACAGAGGGGTTCTTTCTTGCGTAG